A portion of the Halobacillus ihumii genome contains these proteins:
- a CDS encoding enoyl-CoA hydratase/isomerase family protein gives MTTATENKLTVTKNKGIAEVHIHVNKSNSYNLDFYRELNAAIDDIRFDNDIKVAVLMSDMPKFFSAGADVSFLKSAEPKFKTQFCLFCNETLDKIARSPQIWIACLEGHTVGGGLEMALACDLRFMGDSAGKIGLPEISLGVLAGTGGTQRLARQVGHSKALDMNITGDTISPQEALDIQLVDKVYPQEETREKTLAYAEKVASQATYAASNIKLSIMNGKEMPLNAAIRYEGELQNLLFRSEDAQEGLSAFLEKREADWSGK, from the coding sequence ATGACAACAGCAACTGAAAACAAATTGACGGTAACGAAAAACAAAGGAATTGCAGAAGTCCACATTCATGTGAACAAATCTAACTCGTACAACTTGGATTTTTACCGCGAACTGAATGCGGCGATTGATGACATCCGCTTCGATAATGACATTAAAGTAGCCGTACTGATGAGCGACATGCCGAAATTCTTCTCAGCTGGAGCGGATGTTTCATTCTTAAAATCCGCTGAACCGAAATTCAAGACACAGTTCTGCTTGTTCTGTAATGAAACGTTAGATAAAATCGCACGTTCTCCACAAATCTGGATTGCTTGTTTAGAAGGCCACACAGTTGGGGGCGGGCTGGAAATGGCGCTTGCCTGTGATCTTCGCTTTATGGGGGATTCCGCTGGAAAGATCGGACTTCCGGAAATCAGCCTTGGTGTGTTAGCCGGAACAGGCGGAACACAGCGTTTGGCTCGCCAAGTCGGCCACTCTAAAGCGCTTGATATGAACATTACCGGGGATACGATCTCTCCACAAGAAGCGCTGGACATCCAACTCGTGGACAAAGTGTACCCACAGGAAGAAACACGTGAAAAGACGTTAGCTTATGCCGAGAAGGTCGCCAGCCAGGCCACGTATGCGGCTTCAAACATTAAGCTTTCCATTATGAACGGTAAAGAAATGCCGTTGAATGCAGCCATCCGTTACGAAGGAGAACTGCAGAACCTGTTGTTCCGTTCTGAAGATGCTCAGGAAGGATTGAGTGCTTTCTTAGAAAAACGCGAGGCTGACTGGAGCGGAAAATAA
- a CDS encoding aldehyde dehydrogenase family protein, giving the protein MATGTTEVKVEKDTYQLLINGAYTDSLSGNYFETYNPATGESIAKVAKASKEDVDLAVESARHAFTSGKWPKQGPAKRARLLNKIASIMRARFNELVDVEVLNSGKTVAAAQGQVSQAIEDFEFYAGAISTHGGATNPMVPNGFFNYTEKVPVGVCAQIIPWNYPLMMAAWKLAPALAAGCTIVLKPASYTPITAFMLADICYEAGLPEGVLNVVTGSGSEIGPYLTEHPDVDKVAFTGETETGKDIMARASETLKRVTLELGGKSPSIVCEDSDLEGAVDGSLFGIFYNTGQSCEARSRVFIHESIYDQFVDRFVEKAKRINVGDPFDKSTHMGALISESHEKTVDDYVKLAQEEGGEVLYGGKRPEGEAYKNGHWYMPTIIGNVTNDMRIAQEEVFGPVVVLMKYTDEKEVLQRANDSIFGLGSAVWTKDHGKAHRLASGLRAGIVMVNNPISAFPGAPFGGFKQSGFGRELGAETLDLYSETKSVVSYIGKKPLNLLGVE; this is encoded by the coding sequence ATGGCAACAGGTACCACTGAAGTAAAGGTAGAAAAAGATACTTATCAATTGTTAATCAATGGGGCGTACACAGATAGCCTGAGCGGCAACTATTTTGAAACCTATAATCCTGCAACAGGGGAATCTATTGCTAAAGTAGCAAAAGCTTCAAAAGAAGATGTAGATCTTGCTGTGGAGTCAGCAAGACATGCATTTACTTCTGGAAAATGGCCAAAACAAGGGCCAGCGAAACGTGCGCGACTGCTAAATAAAATTGCTTCCATTATGCGTGCTCGTTTCAACGAACTTGTTGATGTAGAGGTGTTGAATAGTGGCAAAACGGTAGCAGCAGCCCAGGGTCAAGTGAGCCAGGCGATTGAGGACTTTGAATTCTATGCGGGGGCGATCTCTACACACGGCGGGGCTACCAATCCTATGGTGCCAAATGGCTTTTTCAACTATACGGAGAAAGTTCCAGTAGGAGTTTGCGCCCAAATTATTCCTTGGAACTACCCATTAATGATGGCTGCTTGGAAACTTGCACCTGCTTTAGCAGCTGGGTGTACGATTGTTTTAAAACCAGCAAGCTATACACCAATTACAGCCTTCATGCTTGCAGATATTTGCTATGAAGCCGGACTTCCAGAAGGAGTATTAAATGTTGTTACGGGCAGTGGATCAGAAATCGGCCCATATTTAACGGAACATCCTGATGTTGACAAAGTAGCATTTACTGGAGAAACAGAAACCGGCAAAGATATTATGGCTCGGGCTTCTGAAACACTGAAGCGTGTGACGTTAGAACTTGGCGGCAAATCTCCGAGCATCGTTTGTGAAGATAGTGACCTGGAAGGGGCCGTTGACGGATCACTGTTTGGTATTTTTTATAACACAGGACAATCTTGTGAAGCGCGTTCAAGAGTGTTTATTCATGAATCGATTTACGATCAGTTTGTTGATCGTTTTGTAGAGAAAGCAAAGAGAATAAACGTGGGTGATCCGTTTGATAAGAGTACACATATGGGGGCATTGATTTCTGAAAGTCATGAAAAAACCGTAGATGATTACGTTAAGTTAGCACAGGAAGAAGGCGGAGAAGTTCTTTACGGTGGAAAAAGACCTGAAGGAGAAGCCTACAAAAATGGACACTGGTATATGCCGACCATCATTGGAAATGTAACAAATGACATGCGGATTGCCCAAGAAGAAGTGTTTGGACCTGTTGTTGTTTTAATGAAATATACGGATGAAAAAGAAGTGCTTCAGCGAGCGAACGATTCAATTTTTGGACTGGGTTCTGCTGTTTGGACAAAGGACCATGGCAAAGCCCATCGACTTGCTTCCGGTTTACGTGCAGGTATTGTAATGGTCAATAATCCAATCTCTGCTTTTCCTGGAGCTCCGTTTGGTGGATTTAAGCAATCCGGTTTTGGACGTGAACTAGGTGCAGAAACCTTGGATCTGTACTCTGAGACGAAGAGTGTTGTCTCTTATATAGGGAAAAAACCACTTAATTTATTAGGTGTTGAATAA
- a CDS encoding benzoate-CoA ligase family protein, translated as MLQSVDTLRGIKDSYNAAVRFVDDNVMNGNHNKIAITCGEDELTYQQLSHQMNQFGNALLDIGLEIENRILLSLHDSPEFAVSFYGSIKIGAIPIPVNTNLQPHDYEYFLNHSRAKVFVVYEQLWEELKTYKDRFLFLKHVIIVSEKGSTTEEIDFHGFTANASHELDESYPTTSEDSAFWLYSSGSTGTPKGVIHRQRSMESAFHNYAVNILNIQSDDVTFSASKLYFAYGLGNGMYFPFGSGATAILLKGKPTPEKVFETIEEKKPTIFFGVPTLYGAMINYVEKTGRVPDLSSVRVCVSAGEALPASYVKKWRELFKVDILDGIGSTEALHIFLSNQSGEVQPGSTGKIVPGYDAKVVNEDGQTLPANEVGDLVIKGDSIASGYWCNLSENYHKFKGEWMYTGDKYYQDDDGYFWYCGRSDDMLKVGGIWVSPIEIESTLLQHEDVLEVAVVGETNTANLVHPKAYVILKEPKKASGELADLLKLYVKDQLAPYKYPREIEFIETLPKTATGKIQRFKLKT; from the coding sequence ATGTTACAGTCGGTTGATACACTGAGAGGAATAAAGGACTCTTATAATGCTGCTGTCCGTTTTGTTGACGATAATGTGATGAATGGCAATCATAATAAGATAGCCATTACATGTGGGGAAGATGAACTGACTTATCAGCAGTTGTCACATCAGATGAATCAGTTCGGAAATGCTTTATTAGATATTGGCTTAGAAATAGAGAACCGAATCTTACTTTCTCTTCATGATTCACCTGAGTTTGCGGTTTCCTTTTACGGCTCAATTAAAATAGGAGCAATCCCTATACCTGTGAATACAAATTTACAACCACATGATTATGAGTATTTTTTAAACCACAGCCGCGCGAAAGTATTTGTTGTCTATGAACAATTATGGGAAGAGTTAAAAACATATAAGGACCGCTTCCTTTTTTTGAAGCATGTCATCATTGTTTCAGAAAAGGGGTCAACCACGGAAGAGATAGACTTTCACGGCTTTACAGCGAACGCTTCCCATGAACTAGATGAGTCCTATCCAACTACCTCCGAAGATTCAGCATTCTGGCTATATAGTTCGGGAAGTACCGGAACTCCAAAGGGTGTTATACATCGCCAGCGCAGTATGGAGTCGGCATTCCATAATTACGCTGTAAATATTTTGAATATTCAATCAGATGATGTTACCTTTTCTGCTTCAAAGCTATATTTTGCGTACGGATTGGGAAACGGCATGTACTTTCCGTTTGGATCCGGAGCAACAGCTATTCTACTTAAAGGTAAGCCTACCCCCGAAAAGGTTTTTGAGACAATTGAAGAGAAGAAACCGACTATATTCTTCGGTGTTCCTACACTCTACGGAGCGATGATTAATTACGTGGAAAAAACAGGGCGTGTCCCTGATTTGTCTAGTGTTCGTGTTTGTGTTTCCGCTGGAGAAGCATTGCCTGCCTCCTACGTTAAAAAATGGAGAGAACTGTTTAAGGTGGACATTTTAGACGGCATTGGTTCAACTGAGGCTCTCCATATTTTCTTGTCTAATCAAAGTGGTGAAGTCCAGCCAGGAAGTACGGGGAAAATTGTTCCCGGCTACGATGCTAAAGTTGTCAATGAAGATGGACAGACACTTCCTGCAAATGAAGTAGGTGACTTAGTGATTAAAGGGGACAGCATTGCTTCAGGTTATTGGTGCAATCTCTCTGAGAATTACCATAAGTTTAAAGGGGAGTGGATGTACACAGGAGATAAGTACTACCAGGATGATGATGGGTACTTCTGGTACTGCGGCCGCTCTGACGACATGCTTAAAGTAGGCGGTATTTGGGTTTCTCCGATTGAAATCGAATCAACTCTCTTGCAGCACGAGGATGTGCTAGAGGTGGCGGTAGTCGGAGAAACCAACACCGCTAATCTGGTTCACCCTAAAGCTTACGTCATTTTAAAAGAACCCAAAAAGGCGAGCGGTGAATTAGCTGATTTACTAAAGTTGTACGTGAAGGATCAGTTAGCGCCTTATAAATACCCTCGAGAGATCGAGTTTATTGAAACACTCCCCAAAACAGCAACTGGGAAGATACAACGCTTTAAACTAAAAACATAA